ATGAACtgctttatatatttgccCCTTTTTTAGGATTTTGTAGAAACTTcatatagtttttttttataattcttAGTTGCATGCATATggttttcttttttttgtgcaTGCAAGGCCTTacgtataaaaatataatataattgcttaatataaatactatTCAggttttcatataatataatatcataaataaaaacatatataatatattagggaaaaaaataaaaaacatatatttttataaatatatgttagaaatattatacaaaaaaaagaaaatcaTGTTTTTATGAGCTTATTGCATATGTAATAtcatatgtataaatatttcttataaATACGAAACTTTGCTTATTTAACACatataatgcatataatataaatcttatacacatatattatacactTATATGCcagataaattaaataagtTGATGTTTAGATTCATAACTTAGCAgttttatatatcaaatatatttttttaaacatacACAAGTTTGTTAATCTTTAAATTTAGCGTTTAAATCAACTTATAGACAAACATAAGtgataattaaaaaatatcataataaaatttgtagtctatattatattaacagttcatataaaattgtgtaaagtcatattaaaatatgtatggtcataaataatataattttatgcatatttattactatcaaatttgaaaaaacttattataacaaataatacataagatataaattatatacttatacaaatcatatatttataatgaCAAAAATTAAGCAcagttttatattaaaggcacacatatatatatatatatatatatatgaataaaaagttatattgcttatataattataatatttgataaaataaaacaataaattatacttttttgttaatataatgTTGCTATTTTACACCttcaataaaaatgtacataattataatatgtatataaaacaaaacatTACTTGTATAAGAATagtaatattaatatttttgacaCATGAAATAAAGGTATATCCTATATGTTTAGTTTGCAactttttatgtatttgtaaagtaaaaattaaatattatctttatttcattaaaaatgCTATTATTAGTATACTTATGCATTctataaatacaaaatatgtaatataatttatatgaaatttttttttgagaaataaatatgtatttaatTGCCTAagttatattttacaatatatatatacgtgtatataataaaaggagcatatatataatatttatataattaaaatagttGTATATACGCTATGGTTTTATAAGCATTTCTCGTATATATGTTGTAAATAAAAGCCATGAAATttacaataaatataattaatttttacatacatatattcaaattatGTGTTAATGTCAAagataattaaatatttttgtaaatatgtGTAACAATTATTTAGGGGTATacacatattatttattaatttcattaatGTGGATGCAAATATAGCAtaaactaaaaaatataaaatattgcaCTTTAAAACGCAAATCGAAAGACAATTAAGCATgtacatatgcatatatttattttttgttgttACTAATGACttgaatatatttgttcAAAGAGCTAATTAATAAGCTTGTATagatatttaaaaaatatattgtagaattgatattttacatgaaaataaaacaaaccaattatattatacatattttttcaatgcATAGTATTGTGTACTTTaaatacaatataatatatagttaTGTGAATTTACACCAACACACATGTGTgttatgaaatatatattagataGGAGTATGTGtatacaataaaataataaatacaaagtaaaaaattattctatataaataacaggggaaaataatattatataaaactaattttattttaaataattgaacaaaataattactcaatttataaaatgatTGAATTatagaacaaaaaaaaaatacactttttgaactttttttaatttttacttttaacACTATAAATGATCTTCTAAAATGTCTAATATagatgtaataataaatatatatacaacttATAGGTGTTAAATATGactatataaatttagttaatttttttttgccctcaaaaataatttaattttaagtttgtttaaaaaacaGCATAGGgctaataataaaaaattaaaaaattttgtgTTGGGCACCCGTTGTGTGTACTTAGGATTGCAAATTTAGAGCAGTTGCGtgtttcattatatatttatatattatttcatataaattcTTGTTTTTGTAAACCAGAATAAAtttctaattttttcttgGGTTTTTACAATCTGTTATACACAAATATTTGATGAACCATATAATCAACATAGTAATGATTTGCAttgggaaaaaaaataaactaaaAGTGTTAGAATAAAAATCTATCTATATagttaatattaaatatatatatttatttatatattgttttgtttatatgtttttatttttttaaatataatcaaataaaaattcatttacatatttttaaacctattaaaaaaacaattttttttaatttttatctaATGTTTCAACGCAGAAAAGTTTtgtaatttaaatttatttccataTAATTGTAAAAGAGTATATCAATTATAccataatatatagtatgtgtatatatttttttttagttattttatattattataatttttttttaaagtttattgaaaatatttttagcGAAAATTTAATTGCGTTTGTATATTTGGGAACTCCTATTTGTTAACCATGTAAAATAAGTAGAAATCGTTTATATGTACTGGCTTATTCTTATAATAACTTTATACTAACAAATCAATCAAATTATTGTTTAAGTATTTGGATCGAATAATGTAATATGGAAACCAATTTTACCTGACttgttcatatattttgtaaaaaaatagaacaTAACACTGAATAAAgaatatgtgtatataaatattaaataaagcTAAACATATGTTCCctggtatatatattgctacaaattatttaagtaactttttatttgtatttttaaactgaaaaaataatttttaaatcattaataattatcatttaaaagaaatggaaaatatttttgtataaatttttcatttctcTCAACGATATAATATGAAATCTTATTTGTCGTCTTATCCTTGTGTATGTACATAATCATTATACACACACTTGTATAGGAGCAGgctgaaatatatattcatcgcctatgtatatataatatatagaaacatatttatatatatgtatgtcTATACTTATGTACACACTATAAACAGAGAAACAAATAAAcatgtatttataatatggGTGAATTGTTGATAAAGTTGCATAATCTTAATTCGTTTTATTTCGATTTTTTGTTGGtagattttttattttatgattgTCATTGTATTCATTATACTAgcttaatatttttgtaacataaaaaataaatacttaaatcattaattaatattaaatacacacataatgaaaataattataatattttgttttgtccttattatttttaaaaatgttataatttCAAAAGGATTAAATGATATTcctttaataaattatgaaatGGTGCCTTCACAAAggttatgaatatataatatcttcttttcaatataactttatataaattttcaaattaaatagcgaaaatataatgacaaaaaataaagaattatatataatacaaaattattattcatattaattaaaaaaaaatatacatactaatatataagccagaaataaataataaattctTATGATTTATCAGATGGAAAGTTGCATCAAATGAATTagcaaaattaaaagaaaaattaaaacttTTTATAACATCAGGTTTAATAtgaatgcatatatatatatatatatataaacaagtctataattttttgtaaaactAAATACACCATTTTcgataattttattttacctcatgttatttctatatatatatgaaaaggatgatcatatattattgtactatttttaaaattttaagaaaTTCAGAAAGAGGAATCTAATTTGATTCGAAAGTATTACAAGGAATTATTACTTCCTGGTAAAGccattgaaaaaaaattttcaattttttataaaatgtatagtgtgaaaataatatatatatattttttttttttttttgaatagaTGAAGATAATATGgtaaagttaaaaaaatagacaaataattattatggATATGTTTTTATCCTTGttcaaaaattatgaatttaGTTATCTTATATAAAGGAATATTAGcaacaaacaaaatataaaaatatgtacatacataatatgtatatctATTTATCTACAAATTAGAATAAATTTGAATcagaattattttctacaAAAAAGGAGGATACAAATGATTTATTAGAAGAAGATACTGAATTTGgtaaatatatgtgtgcttataaatattttattatcttcaaaaaaatagaaataaaatatatttactactctttttatgtttatatattgaaGGAACAATAATTCAGGGAAAACAATCTTTTGATGCAAATGGGcctatattattaacataaattttataaaaaaacaaaatgaaagaaatgtaaaataatttaaatttataattttttatttacacaTAGGTTTTCtaattatatgttttttttttttttataaaatatagtagtataatttattgtgctttttgttttatgaaaaataaataataaaacataaattttattttataaacttaaaataaaaagtgaGTTAAAAACATgtattattacatataatgaaaaatagtaaatattatattattctataaatttggaaaaataaaaacatggcaaaaaaattgatacTATCCATTTAGCAGccatatttttctaatttcTGTATGTCTTTTTCTAATTGATTTAGttgtttttcataattttctttttttttcaattttacaACAGAATTAACATCAACAACATGtgatattttcatatactctttgttaatttcattaaatttatttttaaggtttattaataaattttgtttttttgcTTCTAATTCTATAGATATCTTTTCTTCATCAATAATatcttgtttttttaaattttgtttttcttttaatttttctttaatttctATAAGATATGGACTAATTTTTCCATAGTCTTCTTTATGTAATGGATTTTCATCCAATAAAATTTTCcctacttttttttttttttcaattggTTTAGCATTAATTATTTCTACAGcattatcatatatataatctaCATCAGCAgttatat
This DNA window, taken from Plasmodium berghei ANKA genome assembly, chromosome: 13, encodes the following:
- a CDS encoding enkurin domain-containing protein, putative, producing the protein MEDYEAMFESIDLGEDNVYNIIKKSDEIKIKNILYKSIHNPNLLPSYSTFNLRGKRYNIANASGELIKKVEKQKKVKDLQNNYEKKILKKGEKNTVVVSLSEIKKTNPSLLTVKIKKKKYKDKIPDINDIPLMNITADVDYIYDNAVEIINAKPIEKKKKVGKILLDENPLHKEDYGKISPYLIEIKEKLKEKQNLKKQDIIDEEKISIELEAKKQNLLINLKNKFNEINKEYMKISHVVDVNSVVKLKKKENYEKQLNQLEKDIQKLEKYGC